TCTCATCGATATAGAATGAATATGAATCCATAATGAAATATAGCCGTATTATATTTACTCACAATGACTAGCTTGAAACGATGGATCCATAGCGCCTACAGTAGAGAAGATCGTTGTtgagatttgaattttgaacggcAAGAACTACGGTAGAAATGGCAAAACCCAAACATAATAGCCCGAAAACAATGAGCAATTTGTTTGCCATTAACCAGGAAATCATTATTGCCGCTGCTCAGTTTGACAGATACGATTGAAAAACAGAAAGTAACTGATGCAGCGAGATGGatttaacaaaatatatcTCTTTGTAAACAGATAGTCTTATCAGAACCGTGCGTATGTATCGTAAATGTAGATATATCTgtgtttgttaaaaaaaaaaaaggattgatGGCGAGCACGAAAGATTAGATTACATCTAAgcttttgtaacattttcctgtaaagacaaagaaaaacataATATTTGTTGAATGAATCTGGCTGTCGAAGCTCTCGAATGGGTCACATTTTgtcaatgaatattttttcccgaaTCATCGCAGCAGGGAACATAACATTTCGAGCGCTGTAGGCGATAATAAAAGATTGCTATCGCCGCTAGTAAATAATTCCTTCGACAGTTGAATTACACGATTGATAACATTACACGGAGAAGGAAAACagagtaatttattttttttttttatccagcAGATATGTTTCGATTGCTATCGTTAGCGTCATTAAGTGTGTTGTCGGCATGTTTCTGCGAAAGCAAATAGGCAGTTTATTAACGTAAATGCTGTAAATATACCTGTCGTAATCACTTACAGTTTCTTGCAACAAGTTCAGAACAGgaaaagcaaattttttttattgtcaccTTGACACTCTTAGGTCGTATAATGTTAGCACAATTATTATCCATGATAAAACATCAGAGTGTAAAAAGCCATATTTGAAAAAGTGTGGAAATACTTGCGTGGAGATTCTTATAACAGAATttaaattcgatgaaaatcatttaattttttgacgaGACGAAATTCTtccttaaaaaatattcataagcAACGATCGTCAAAAATTACCAATAATTGATGATTTCGCTCGTTTCATCTCTAAAGTAATGCATCAACGGTAATCAAGATTAATCGGTCGTTGGGTATTGTAAACTACTAACCCCTACTAAATTATTGAGGCATgtatatgaattttattcctatacataatatacatacatgtataaacatattatatacgtaacaattattaatttaaaaaataatttacttaaaatttaattaatttttttgtataatgtAAAGCCAATACAAGTATGAGGGTCATATGTATGTACCGAAAAGAAGTAATCATAAGACAATACTAATTATACTAAACCGGCAAAATCTAACCACTATATCGTCTGTATACTCTTCAACTATACTAAAAAAGCTCGTGCAGCGCACGGACAAAATGTAGCATAATTGCTATAGTACACCATGGGTATAAATGGATtcaaaatcttaaaaattGTCAGCAGTCGAACGGAAATCCAACGTTTGTTTTTCGAGAGATTCAAGTTAGATGTTTATATGTACATCAcggcaatattttttccacacgATATTGGAAAATTGAGAAGATATTAAACGTTCTTTTATGCGGAATAATGTACACTTACTGTTGTAATTGTGCGTTCCCTCAGACTCGTGAGTCACGACAAGTTCTTTTAGCAATAAGACAAGTTCACATAAATGAATGACGTAAATCAAGTAGGTCTATAGCATGTAATTACTGTCAGGCTGTTGATTTAGCTGTAACCAATTACATTGTAGTTACAAGGGTTCGTGAAAGACattaaaatgtttttctctttcgttcgttctttctttttatacaCACGACACATATTAAGACATTTACGTTTTTCATTGTATATAGGCACCCACAAAGGCAGTTTTGCAGCAAAAAAGATAAGGGGAAGAAAACGTATCAactcaattattttatcaattaaaatatcgaataataaaaagtttcGTACCTATATATTTCATCACATATTGATAaggcaaattttttaattttctttccgcACAAGACGCCAGTCCTGTCTAATACATTTGATTCTACGATTTGTTGCCCATACGTCaaacaattgtttttattcacaaATATTAATCAATCAAAATAAGCATTgtgattgtatttttttctctctgttaaTTGACAAATCGTTGTGCGTAGCTAAATCTATTCTCAACTTCAGTCGTTATACTGTCCATAATAACACACATTGATCTCATTGTTGGGATCAGCTTTAACAAATTTTGGTTCACGACGCGAATCATGCATATGCAAACGCAATGAATGGATGCGTTGCAATCGATCCATTTCCGAATaatggatataaaattttgCGGTCAAAGTACAACAAAACCTTGTAAGTGGTTTTGacattaatgaataataagaaaaaaataaataaagatgtTATATTTCGCGTAGTTTTGCCGCGATTCTTTGGTACGTgtcaaatttaattaaatttcatgcATCGACTGCAGTCGATCGGTCATCGTCGAGTGTATCAGACACTCAGATCAGAATAGCAATTACAAGCAATATATTGTTACGTCCCAGCCGGGTACCCGATCTCTCGCAGCGTTCTTCCCAGAACGTAACCGTATATTACCGTATCGTATCATATTGAGAAACTAACGCGAGACGTGAATATAACGCAGTGATTGTACAAAGATCAAAGCAACCCAGACGTCGATCAAACCAGGAAGCCTCTTCTAGTCGGTTTTGTTTGTTATCTGAGCATCAAGAATGTCCTCGGTGTGCATGTCTATGTCGCCCCAACCCCATATCGCGCCTTCGTGCGAGTGCCCGTAATGTTCATCTCGATCGATCCTCGTTCCGTCGCCGGTACGGGCTGCCCTTTTCTTAATCATATTAAGCGGCACGGTTTTCAAATCGTAGGCCTGTCCAAGCCACGCAAAGAAGTCTATGAAAGCGGTCGTGAAATTTGCCCGGTAATTTCCGAGCTCAGCTGCTTTGTAATCCCACGGGAATACGTGGTGGTAGTTGTGCCATCCTTCCCCGAAAGCTCCGAGCGCTATGCGCACGTTGTCCGTCGGGCTGATAGAACTGCAGGAAGAAAATATCCCGTAAGTTTttattgaagtgaaaacttcTTTAGCGCCGTTGGTGAAAACTGCTTCAGTACGGGAACGATTTGAAACTCgacgaaacgaaatgaaacgaatAATTATCCTACTCCTGATACTGCATTCTCCTCATTCTCTCGCAGTTTAGTTTCTGAAGACTCCGCTTCTACCACGTGTGAACTGCGCacaagtttttttctatttttctttctagagggacgattttttattttacttaatcttattttttcaaaaaattgatccgTACGTAGCATTCTGATTGTTATTGTGTACCCTTCTCTGTCAAATTAGTCCGAAAATCGTAAATTGTTTGACATTAAGGAGTGGAATTACGGTGAAACGCGAAAACAAGTACAGAGATAAAAAAGAGGCGTTACTTACTCGTCGTATGGTTTAGTGCCCCAAATATGGGCTGCCGAATTGACAAGCCAAGTCAGGTTCAGTGACAAAGTGTAGCGAAAAACGGTGGCGCAATACCAAGAGTTCATTCCAGTTTCTCCCCAGAAACGACAAGGTACCCAGGTTGGTATAAGGAAACAGAATACAGGCATGAGGATGACGTACAACCTGCGAAGCGAGCGttgagagagaaggaaaaaaaagtgttaatttattttcagtacAGGGTGACCAGACGCGAAGAACGTGTAATTTGAACACAAATTTAACCtgttgaaaatctgaaatgtAGGACAAACCGTTGCATGGCGGCGGTGTGATAATTGTGCAACAAAAGGGGTAAAAAGACGAGAAAATTAATGTAACTGGGGAAATTGCGCATTACGAAAGTTCGCAATTAGGACGAGACTGTGTAAATATGGGGAGTGAGCTTGGAGCCGAGACCGCAAACTTTTGTGAGCACATCCATGTAAACTGGTAACTTTACCGCAGATAAACAAGACTCGAAAGCTCGGttcgaaaattcattcacCTTCTTTGCCAGACGACTATTGGATCGCTTTCAAGATCGCTCACGTCGACTGTCGCTCCCTTCTCGATCACGTCCCGATGCTTACGGACCAGCAGCCATCCCATGTGCGAGAAGAAGAAACCCCTTTTAGCATTGTGCGGATCGGCATCCGTGTCCGTAAATTTATGGTGGACCCTGTGATCGCGAACCCATTCGCTGAGGTGGTTCTAAACggggggaaattttttaaaaattatttgcggTGATTGGCGATGGTCTGACAGCCCAATTGCCCCAAATTGGAGACCTCATTTACCTGGAATGCCAACGTTTGGAATATCATCAGAATCAGACGCATTGGCCATTTCGCTTTGTATGCTCTGTGCGCCCAGAGACGATGAGCACCGGCCGTGACACCAACAGCACCAAGGGCAGCAACCACCAACGCTGAACGAAAAAAGCGAGCCAATGCATGAGGGGTTCGTTgattgttacaaaaaaaaaaaaaaaaaacataatggCATTGTGTTATGGTGGTATATTATTTGATCGACTCACTCCAAATCAGGGTCAGAAACTTTGCACCGGCAAAAAATAAGTAGAATCCGTAAAGAGCTCCGATGTGAAGGTAGAGGAACGCTATGACGTTCCGCCAAACTATTCTCCACTTGTACTTGGGCTCGTCTCTCGTTTGCGCTGTTTGCGCTGTGCTTTTCGACGTTGACGGAACTGATTCTGGCGTTTTAGATTGTCTGATATCCTGTTGCGTCGCCTCGAGGAACAGCGTCGCTGTACTACCCAAGAGGTTTGGCGCCATCTTCGTTTACCAGCTAGAATGTCAAATATGACCAAATATGACAAAAGGTTGAGAAGTTGCGGATGATTACGTCTCCACGCATTCTCTGAAATTCTCTCGTTGGTGAGTTTTCTGATTCTCATCTCCGTAGCTGCGACAAAGACCGCAGTAGGAAAGGAAACGGGTGTTGCAGCTATCTCTCGGACAATGACGGTAAATTCGAAAGGTGAATATCCCCACCGCGATTGCGGCGCGTTAGTGAAATATTGTCTTGCACGATAAATGGAGCACTGCGTATCGGCTTTCTGCATATCTTATGCAGTTCCTGCATTAGGCTCTTTGTATAGTCACGGTTGAAATAATCAGGCTAGACGTTAAACGTGCCATGACACGCCATCCACCGAGAAGTGTGAAACTTGAGCATAATAGGCTTCACCCCGTGAGATGTAATTCACGGTCTTCGCTATTCTCATCAGTCATACATGAAAGTTCCTT
The Neodiprion fabricii isolate iyNeoFabr1 chromosome 1, iyNeoFabr1.1, whole genome shotgun sequence DNA segment above includes these coding regions:
- the LOC124187786 gene encoding acyl-CoA Delta-9 desaturase-like, translating into MAPNLLGSTATLFLEATQQDIRQSKTPESVPSTSKSTAQTAQTRDEPKYKWRIVWRNVIAFLYLHIGALYGFYLFFAGAKFLTLIWTLVVAALGAVGVTAGAHRLWAHRAYKAKWPMRLILMIFQTLAFQNHLSEWVRDHRVHHKFTDTDADPHNAKRGFFFSHMGWLLVRKHRDVIEKGATVDVSDLESDPIVVWQRRLYVILMPVFCFLIPTWVPCRFWGETGMNSWYCATVFRYTLSLNLTWLVNSAAHIWGTKPYDDSISPTDNVRIALGAFGEGWHNYHHVFPWDYKAAELGNYRANFTTAFIDFFAWLGQAYDLKTVPLNMIKKRAARTGDGTRIDRDEHYGHSHEGAIWGWGDIDMHTEDILDAQITNKTD